In the Malania oleifera isolate guangnan ecotype guangnan chromosome 1, ASM2987363v1, whole genome shotgun sequence genome, one interval contains:
- the LOC131157582 gene encoding small ribosomal subunit protein eS17-like, with translation MGRVRTKTVKKSSRQVIERHYSRMTLDFHINKKIIQEVAIIPSKRLRNKIAGFSTHLMKRIQKGPVRGISLKLQEEERERRMDFVPEISAIQTDQIEVDKETIDMLASLGMSEIPGLVKVDPVVTAPQPAFQRSGPGGAGRRY, from the coding sequence atgggGCGTGTGCGCACCAAGACGGTGAAGAAATCTTCTCGGCAGGTGATCGAGAGGCACTACTCTCGCATGACCCTGGATTTCCACATCAACAAGAAGATCATCCAAGAAGTGGCTATTATCCCCTCCAAGCGCCTCCGAAACAAGATCGCCGGCTTCTCTACCCACCTCATGAAACGGATCCAGAAGGGTCCTGTCCGAGGCATCTCTCTCAAGCTCCAAGAAGAGGAACGCGAGCGTCGCATGGACTTCGTCCCCGAAATCTCCGCCATCCAGACCGACCAGATTGAGGTCGATAAGGAGACCATCGACATGCTTGCTTCGCTCGGGATGAGTGAGATTCCCGGGCTTGTTAAGGTCGACCCGGTTGTGACTGCGCCCCAACCCGCTTTCCAACGGAGCGGACCTGGTGGAGCTGGGAGGAGGTATTGA